From a region of the Oryza sativa Japonica Group chromosome 6, ASM3414082v1 genome:
- the LOC4339849 gene encoding membrane protein of ER body-like protein encodes MMEVEKPWELKEDVEIMTEEEEEDDSSNLLQARGRNKKHALINGDEQQQQQEEEEEEEVVEEHKSVFFDPTQVSEHVTEVSGKNEVTRVEQFVAKKEKAHETSSSKGKELETQENANSQETNENSNNSSLENRSPSNGSHEVCNSGETVTVANGKAGLKVITIIDKNQNGLANSNGSLHIANVSMNKTSVHEIEAEKDEDVIKGKVNIEEYDLEKILDEQETHDLFCPNCNSCITQRVILRKRKRTVRQTSPDEPPKKTQIAEPSANTSNQTVPERQGQESPDIFRCLSCFAFFIPTGCGFNIFRIFGRTEVNQEAQVQEAAASGQMSGSDNCASWLFSCFEPGDGPKKTDAGPEKEPLLPDKQDSNNGSASSVEGSTASVHSHGISVQQQESKRPLPAESSSQLQPSNTKKEDFGTVSFSGSSSVEAPSSSSASIINPGQTATGFLQTGETHVVIGQQDIVLQQNVPLPKPGDAAHLDKQKQETPPASHTFPTPGVKIPDANPAKFIPDVVRPMVDKPSRGIVIPPEAVESQTRPEHSSVQIGPDASMPLIDTPAPEQRDDWDILKAIVYGGLVESITSLSVVSAAASSGARTLDIFILGIANLIGGLPIIFHSMAELRSIGDVDEREEQGGHYWLQLGRRSKYRLHVAMAVLSYLLFGLLPPLIYGLSFRGGDVREKKMVAVAAASLGCIALLAMGKAHVARRRSYVKSLLYYLSIGVSASGLSYVAGLLAHFALITHQTPPASSSWASY; translated from the exons atgatggaGGTGGAGAAGCCATGGGAGTTGAAGGAGGATGTGGAGATCatgacggaggaggaggaagaagacgacagCAGCAACCTGCTGCAGGCCAGGGGCAGGAACAAGAAGCACGCGCTCATCAATGGAgatgaacaacaacaacaacaagaagaagaagaagaagaagaggttgTTGAGGAGCACAAGAGCGTCTTCTTTGATCCAACCCAAG TTTCTGAGCATGTTACTGAAGTAAGTGGTAAGAATGAAGTTACAAGAGTGGAGCAGTTCGTTGCTAAAAAGGAAAAGGCGCATGAAACATCAAGTTCAAAGGGAAAAGAACTTGAGACACAGGAAAATGCTAATTCTCAAGAAACTAATGAAAATTCTAATAACAGCAGTTTGGAGAACAGATCACCTTCAAATGGTTCACATGAAGTCTGTAACAGTGGTGAAACAGTTACAGTTGCAAATGGAAAAGCAGGCTTGAAAGTGATCACAATCATTGACAAGAACCAAAACGGCCTGGCAAACTCAAATGGTTCTCTTCACATTGCCAATGTCAGCATGAACAAAACTAGTGTCCATGAAATTGAAGCTGAGAAGGATGAAGATGTCATTAAGGGCAAAGTGAACATTGAAGAGTATGACCTTGAGAAAATTCTTGATGAGCAAGAAACTCATGACCTGTTCTGTCCCAATTGCAACTCATGCATAACTCAAAGGGTGATTCTGCGGAAGAGAAAAAGGACAGTAAGACAAACATCACCTGATGAACCACCAAAGAAAACACAGATTGCAGAGCCTTCTGCTAATACTTCAAATCAGACTGTACCTGAAAGACAAGGGCAAGAGTCACCTGACATATTCAGATGTTTATCATGCTTCGCCTTCTTCATTCCAACAG GTTGTGGCTTTAACATATTCCGTATATTTGGAAGGACGGAAGTGAACCAAGAAGCTCAGGTACAGGAAGCTGCTGCATCAGGTCAGATGTCTGGCTCCGACAATTGTGCAAGTTGGCTTTTTTCTTGTTTCGAGCCTGGAGACGGTCCAAAGAAAACTGATGCAG GTCCAGAAAAGGAGCCACTATTACCTGACAAGCAGGACTCCAATAATGGTTCAGCTTCATCAGTTGAAGGTAGCACAGCATCCGTTCATAGTCATGGCATAAGTGTACAACAACAAGAATCAAAGAGACCATTGCCAGCTGAGTCATCTTCCCAACTTCAACCCAGCAATACAAAGAAAGAAGACTTCGGAACAGTATCGTTCAGTGGATCATCATCGGTAGAAGCTCCTTCATCGTCATCTGCTAGCATTATCAACCCTGGACAGACCGCGACAG GATTCCTTCAGACTGGGGAAACACATGTGGTGATTGGGCAGCAGGACATCGTACTGCAACAGAACGTTCCTCTTCCAAAGCCTGGAGATGCAGCTCACCTAGATAAACAGAAACAAG AAACTCCACCAGCAAGCCACACATTTCCTACACCGGGAGTCAAGATCCCAGATGCAAATCCAGCTAAATTTATACCAG ATGTGGTGAGGCCAATGGTAGATAAACCAAGTCGAGGCATTGTGATTCCTCCTGAAGCAGTTGAGTCACAAACTCGACCTGAGCATTCATCAGTGCAAATAGGGCCTGATGCGAGCATGCCATTGATTGATACTCCTGCACCAGAGCAAAGGGATGATTGGGACATCCTGAAAGCTATCGTATACGGTGGCCTCGTGGAATCGATCACCAGCCTCTCTGTGGTTTCAGCAGCTGCATCCAGCGGCGCCAGGACAT TGGACATATTCATCTTGGGCATAGCAAACCTCATCGGTGGACTTCCCATCATCTTTCACAgc ATGGCTGAGCTGAGAAGCATTGGAGATGTGGATGAGAGGGAGGAGCAGGGCGGTCACTACTGGTTGCAGCTGGGGAGGCGATCCAAGTACCGGCTGCATGTCGCCATGGCCGTGCTGTCCTACCTCCTCTTCggcctgctgccgccgctcatCTACGGCCTCTCCttccgcggcggcgacgtgagggagaagaagatggtggcggtggcggcggcgtcgctgggGTGCATCGCGCTGCTGGCCATGGGCAAGGCACACGTGGCACGGAGGCGGAGCTACGTGAAGAGCCTCCTCTACTACCTGAGCATTGGCGTGAGCGCGTCGGGCCTCTCGtacgtcgccggcctcctcgcccACTTTGCCCTCATCACCCACCAAACCCCTCCTGCTTCATCCTCCTGGGCTTCATActga